In Pseudomonas asiatica, the following are encoded in one genomic region:
- a CDS encoding glutamine synthetase family protein yields MSVVFPDLLTEVRSFRAKHPEIRYVDLIALDIPGHFYGKRYPMDMLEKVAAGAPLKLPQNCVLLGTQGGLYPIGDYCFADGDPDAARRLVPGTLRPVRWEKEPIAQMLITSDGTANPIEFEPREVLARVIQRLARRGIRPVVAFELEFYLFDRKLDNGLPQYPRDKATDDHDDQPNMHIERLSRFAPVLHEMVDGANEQGVPANVITAELGPGQFEINFSHSDDAMSAADWSALFCRSTRGIAMKHGYRASFMSKPYLDAPGSGMHVHISLYDNAGNNILAGDDQRKLRHAVAGCLELLPHCMPIFAPNHNAYRRYGAMVNAASKASWGFEDRDACIRIPESDPRNLRIEHRLAGADANPYLVLAAILTGMEHGLERGVEPIAPLNDNRQSGIEFPKDAFSALAAMRHHPEVNAGLGSEFVMVYCENKYQEQLDFMRHIDAREYRWFL; encoded by the coding sequence ATGAGTGTCGTCTTTCCGGATCTGCTGACTGAAGTGCGCTCGTTCCGAGCGAAACACCCAGAAATACGTTATGTCGACCTGATTGCGCTGGATATTCCCGGGCACTTCTACGGCAAGCGCTACCCCATGGACATGCTGGAAAAAGTCGCAGCCGGCGCGCCGCTGAAGTTGCCGCAGAACTGCGTGCTGCTGGGCACCCAGGGTGGCCTCTATCCAATCGGTGACTACTGCTTCGCCGATGGCGACCCGGATGCCGCCCGCCGCCTGGTGCCGGGTACCCTCAGGCCGGTGCGCTGGGAAAAGGAACCGATCGCGCAGATGCTCATCACCTCTGACGGCACCGCCAACCCCATCGAGTTCGAGCCCCGTGAAGTGCTGGCCCGGGTGATCCAGCGCCTGGCCAGGCGCGGCATTCGCCCGGTGGTGGCCTTCGAGCTGGAGTTCTACCTGTTCGACCGCAAGCTCGATAACGGCCTGCCACAGTACCCACGCGACAAGGCGACCGACGACCACGACGACCAGCCGAACATGCACATCGAGCGGCTGTCGCGCTTTGCACCGGTGCTGCACGAAATGGTCGATGGTGCCAACGAGCAAGGCGTGCCGGCGAACGTCATCACCGCGGAGCTGGGCCCAGGCCAGTTCGAGATCAACTTCTCGCACAGCGACGATGCCATGAGCGCGGCGGACTGGTCGGCGCTGTTCTGCCGCAGTACCCGCGGGATCGCGATGAAGCACGGCTACCGAGCCAGCTTCATGAGCAAGCCGTACCTGGATGCGCCGGGCAGCGGCATGCATGTGCACATCAGCCTGTACGACAACGCCGGCAACAACATCCTCGCCGGCGATGACCAGCGCAAGCTGCGCCATGCGGTGGCAGGGTGCCTGGAGCTGCTGCCGCACTGCATGCCGATCTTCGCCCCGAACCACAATGCCTACCGCCGTTACGGTGCCATGGTCAACGCGGCGAGCAAGGCCAGCTGGGGTTTCGAAGATCGCGATGCGTGTATTCGCATCCCCGAGTCCGACCCCCGCAACCTGCGCATCGAACACCGCCTCGCTGGGGCCGATGCCAACCCGTACCTGGTGCTGGCGGCCATCCTGACCGGGATGGAGCATGGCCTGGAACGTGGCGTCGAGCCCATCGCCCCGCTGAACGACAACCGCCAGAGCGGCATCGAGTTCCCCAAGGATGCCTTCAGTGCCCTGGCCGCCATGCGTCACCACCCGGAGGTCAACGCGGGCCTGGGCAGTGAATTCGTGATGGTCTACTGCGAAAACAAATACCAGGAGCAACTGGACTTCATGCGCCACATCGATGCCCGCGAATACCGCTGGTTCCTGTAG
- a CDS encoding gamma-glutamyl-gamma-aminobutyrate hydrolase family protein has protein sequence MPRVPVIGITACTSMIELHATQTISEKYARAAAKAACGLPIVIPSLADLMDSADILDVVDGLIFTGSPSNIEPFHYNGPASAAGTHHDPLRDATTLPLMRAAIAAGVPVLGICRGFQEMNVALGGTLHQKVHETGMFMDHRESKGEPIEKQYGPRHALHIEPGGMLDRMGLPAVIDVNSIHGQGIDVLAPGLRVEALAPDGLVEAVSVENSKGFALAVQWHPEYQVMDNPHYLTIFQSFGKACRHRSVLRQMLLKTA, from the coding sequence ATGCCACGTGTGCCCGTTATCGGCATTACCGCATGCACCAGCATGATCGAGCTGCATGCAACCCAGACCATCAGCGAGAAGTACGCGCGCGCGGCGGCCAAGGCAGCGTGTGGGCTGCCCATCGTGATACCCAGCCTCGCAGACCTGATGGACAGCGCCGATATTCTCGACGTGGTGGATGGGCTGATCTTCACCGGTTCGCCGTCCAACATCGAACCGTTCCACTACAACGGACCGGCCAGTGCAGCGGGCACCCATCACGATCCGCTGCGTGATGCCACCACACTGCCACTGATGCGTGCGGCCATCGCCGCCGGAGTGCCGGTGCTGGGCATCTGCCGTGGTTTCCAGGAAATGAACGTGGCGCTCGGTGGCACCTTGCACCAGAAAGTGCATGAGACCGGCATGTTCATGGACCACCGCGAAAGCAAGGGTGAGCCCATCGAAAAGCAATACGGCCCGCGTCACGCCCTGCATATAGAGCCCGGCGGCATGCTCGACCGCATGGGTTTGCCGGCGGTCATCGATGTCAATTCCATCCACGGCCAGGGCATCGATGTACTGGCCCCCGGGCTGAGGGTGGAGGCGCTGGCGCCCGATGGCCTGGTGGAAGCTGTTTCGGTCGAGAACAGCAAAGGCTTTGCCCTGGCCGTGCAATGGCACCCCGAGTACCAGGTCATGGACAACCCGCATTACCTGACCATCTTCCAGTCCTTTGGCAAGGCCTGCCGGCATCGCTCGGTACTGCGCCAGATGCTGTTGAAGACCGCCTGA
- a CDS encoding aspartate aminotransferase family protein, with translation MSEQNSQTLAWQAMSRDHHLAPFSDVRQLAEKGPRIITSAKGVYLWDSEGHKILDGMAGLWCVAVGYGRDELADVASQQMKQLPYYNLFFQTAHPPALELAKAIADVAPQGMTHVFFTGSGSEGNDTVLRMVRHYWALKGQKNKKVIIGRINGYHGSTVAGAGLGGMSGMHQQGGLIPDIVHIPQPYWYGEGGDMTEADFGVWAAEQLEKKILEVGVDNVAAFIAEPIQGAGGVIIPPQTYWPKVKEILARYDILFVADEVICGFGRTGEWFGSDYYDLKPDLMTIAKGLTSGYIPMGGVIVRDEVAKVISEGGDFNHGFTYSGHPVAAAVGLENLRILRDEKIIEQVHDKTAPYLQQRLRELADHSLVGEVRGLGMLGAIELVKDKATRARYEGKGVGMICRQHCFDNGLIMRAVGDTMIIAPPLVISIEEIDELVEKARKCLDLTYEAVR, from the coding sequence ATGAGTGAGCAGAATTCGCAGACCCTTGCCTGGCAAGCCATGAGCCGCGACCACCACCTGGCCCCGTTCAGCGATGTTCGGCAGCTGGCCGAGAAAGGCCCGCGCATCATCACCTCGGCCAAAGGTGTGTACCTCTGGGACAGCGAGGGCCACAAGATTCTCGATGGCATGGCGGGCCTGTGGTGCGTGGCGGTGGGCTATGGGCGCGATGAGCTGGCCGACGTCGCCAGCCAGCAGATGAAGCAGCTGCCGTACTACAACCTGTTCTTCCAGACCGCGCACCCGCCCGCACTGGAACTGGCCAAGGCGATCGCCGATGTGGCCCCGCAAGGCATGACTCACGTGTTCTTCACCGGCTCTGGCTCCGAAGGCAACGACACCGTGCTGCGCATGGTCCGCCATTACTGGGCGCTCAAGGGCCAGAAGAACAAGAAGGTCATCATCGGCCGCATCAACGGTTACCACGGCTCCACCGTGGCCGGCGCGGGCCTGGGCGGCATGAGCGGCATGCACCAGCAGGGCGGGCTGATCCCGGATATCGTGCATATCCCGCAGCCATACTGGTATGGCGAAGGCGGCGACATGACCGAGGCCGACTTCGGCGTGTGGGCGGCCGAACAGCTGGAGAAAAAGATCCTCGAAGTTGGCGTGGACAACGTTGCCGCCTTCATCGCCGAACCGATCCAGGGCGCTGGCGGGGTGATCATTCCACCGCAGACCTACTGGCCGAAGGTGAAGGAGATCCTGGCCAGGTACGACATCCTCTTCGTCGCTGACGAAGTGATCTGCGGCTTCGGCCGTACAGGCGAGTGGTTCGGTAGCGACTACTACGACCTCAAGCCCGACCTGATGACCATCGCCAAGGGCCTTACCTCCGGCTATATCCCCATGGGCGGCGTGATCGTGCGAGATGAAGTGGCCAAAGTCATCAGCGAAGGCGGCGACTTCAATCACGGCTTCACCTATTCCGGCCACCCGGTGGCGGCTGCGGTCGGCCTTGAGAACCTGCGGATCCTGCGTGACGAAAAGATCATCGAGCAGGTGCACGACAAGACCGCGCCTTACCTGCAACAACGCCTGCGCGAGCTGGCTGACCACTCGCTGGTAGGCGAGGTACGCGGCCTGGGCATGCTCGGTGCGATCGAGCTGGTGAAGGACAAGGCCACCCGCGCGCGCTATGAAGGCAAAGGTGTCGGCATGATCTGTCGCCAGCACTGCTTCGACAACGGCCTGATCATGCGTGCCGTGGGCGACACCATGATCATCGCGCCGCCGCTGGTTATCAGCATCGAGGAGATCGACGAACTGGTGGAGAAGGCCCGCAAGTGCCTGGACTTGACGTACGAGGCTGTTCGGTAA
- a CDS encoding helix-turn-helix domain-containing protein — translation MKVHEEIEGLAVLIRDLRKFKGLTLGELAQRIGRSVGFLSQVERGVSRPTVADLTAISEELGVSTAYFYKLDQPRELDWVTRPHERRTLHLAGGITDVLASPTITGAFSMLDSHLEPGASSGEEYLDDSSEQGCFVLEGELTVWLDGGEPVTLRANDSFQLQPHASFRYANLTDKLTRVLWVFS, via the coding sequence ATGAAAGTGCACGAAGAGATCGAAGGCCTGGCCGTACTGATTCGCGACCTGCGCAAGTTCAAGGGCCTGACACTGGGCGAACTGGCGCAGCGCATCGGCCGTTCGGTGGGCTTTCTGTCCCAGGTCGAACGGGGCGTATCCCGCCCAACCGTGGCCGACCTCACGGCTATCAGCGAAGAGCTCGGCGTCTCCACGGCCTATTTCTACAAGCTGGACCAGCCCCGCGAGCTCGACTGGGTCACCCGCCCTCACGAGCGTCGTACCCTTCACCTGGCCGGTGGCATCACCGATGTGCTGGCATCCCCCACGATAACGGGCGCGTTCTCCATGCTCGACAGCCATCTGGAGCCGGGGGCCAGCAGTGGCGAGGAGTACCTGGACGACAGCTCGGAGCAGGGCTGCTTCGTGCTCGAAGGCGAACTGACCGTCTGGCTGGATGGCGGCGAGCCGGTAACGCTGCGCGCCAATGACAGTTTTCAGCTGCAACCCCACGCGAGCTTTCGTTACGCCAACCTGACAGACAAGCTCACCCGCGTGCTCTGGGTATTCAGCTGA
- a CDS encoding SDR family NAD(P)-dependent oxidoreductase codes for MSLINDLHTPANVLVCGASQGIGLALCTQLLARDDIGRVFAVSRHATSSPALDALFAEHPRQLVRIDCDACSEVALQTLAARVGACCNHLNLVFCTLGVLQAPPARAEKALIQVDMAGLLASFTTNCFAPVLLLRHLLPLLRQQPMTYVALSARVGSISDNHLGGWYSYRASKAALNQLMRTASIELKRLNPASTVLLLHPGTTDTRLSQPFQGNVAPGKLFSPAFAATCILALVSRHGPEQSGTFWAWDGTPIAW; via the coding sequence GTGAGCCTTATCAATGACCTTCATACCCCCGCCAACGTGCTGGTCTGCGGAGCCAGCCAGGGGATCGGCCTTGCACTGTGCACACAACTGCTGGCGCGCGACGACATCGGACGGGTGTTTGCCGTCTCGCGACATGCCACCAGCAGCCCTGCGCTGGATGCTTTGTTCGCCGAGCACCCACGACAGTTGGTTCGCATCGACTGCGACGCGTGTTCCGAAGTGGCGCTGCAAACACTGGCGGCGCGGGTGGGAGCCTGCTGCAACCACTTGAACCTGGTATTTTGCACGCTTGGCGTGCTGCAAGCGCCACCCGCACGGGCCGAAAAAGCGCTGATACAGGTGGATATGGCGGGGCTGCTGGCCAGCTTCACGACCAACTGTTTCGCCCCTGTCCTGCTGCTCAGGCACTTGCTGCCCTTGTTGCGACAGCAACCGATGACCTATGTGGCGCTGTCGGCGCGGGTCGGGTCGATCAGCGACAATCATCTTGGCGGGTGGTACAGCTATCGCGCCAGCAAGGCCGCGCTCAACCAGCTTATGCGTACCGCGAGCATCGAGCTCAAGCGACTGAACCCCGCTTCCACGGTACTGTTGCTGCATCCCGGGACCACCGACACCCGCCTTTCCCAACCCTTTCAGGGCAATGTGGCGCCAGGAAAACTGTTCTCGCCGGCGTTTGCAGCGACATGCATTCTAGCGCTGGTGAGCCGACACGGCCCAGAACAGAGCGGTACATTCTGGGCGTGGGACGGGACACCGATTGCCTGGTGA
- a CDS encoding chalcone isomerase family protein produces the protein MGHTTRWAWLCLLLTALSEAADWRAELPAAQRLGVGEFSWFGLRLYTAQLWAAGPVQDWNRPFALELAYHRSLSRDTLVQASLEEMYRLAPENVTPQRRAAWSQAMQQAFVDVRPGMRITGLYMPGQGCRFYVDGKLSRAVADPVFARAFFAIWLDPRARDQQLRQRLLGGMP, from the coding sequence ATGGGGCACACGACTCGTTGGGCCTGGCTTTGCCTGCTATTGACTGCCCTATCGGAGGCGGCGGACTGGCGAGCGGAGCTGCCGGCAGCGCAACGGCTGGGCGTCGGTGAGTTCAGCTGGTTTGGCTTGCGCCTTTATACCGCACAGCTCTGGGCAGCAGGTCCGGTCCAGGACTGGAACCGGCCTTTTGCCCTTGAGCTGGCCTATCACCGAAGCCTGTCCAGGGACACGCTGGTACAGGCCAGCCTCGAGGAAATGTACCGCCTGGCACCTGAAAACGTGACGCCGCAGCGGCGCGCGGCGTGGTCCCAGGCCATGCAGCAGGCGTTTGTGGATGTACGGCCAGGCATGCGCATCACCGGCTTGTACATGCCGGGGCAGGGCTGCCGCTTCTACGTCGATGGCAAACTCAGCCGGGCGGTCGCCGACCCCGTTTTTGCACGGGCGTTCTTCGCCATCTGGCTCGATCCGCGGGCCAGGGATCAACAACTGCGTCAGCGTCTGCTGGGGGGCATGCCATGA
- a CDS encoding cryptochrome/photolyase family protein encodes MRLGLVLGDQLSFDLASLNALDPARDAVLMAEVEGEARYVPHHPLKIVLIFSAMRHFALALRERGWQVHYVQLDDDGNSGTIVGELRRWQQALGATHIHLTECGEWRLEQALRDAALPLVWHRDTRFLCSREAFARWARERGQLRMEHFYRGMRKRTGLLLEPDGSPAGGTWNLDGDNRKALPRQLRGPFAAHFAQDDITVAVIALVRQRFSDHYGAIDGFDYPVTHAEAQQLWQHFLDFGLAAFGDYQDAMAEGEPYLFHARISAALNIGLLDVRFLCDGVDKAWREGRVPLNAAEGFIRQLIGWREYVRGIYWLRMPEYAALNYLGNERALPEFYWTGRTRMRCMEQAIGQTLRLGYAHHIQRLMVTGNFALLAGIAPTAICEWYLAVYMDAFDWVELPNTLGMVMYADGGYLGSKPYCASGRYIQRMSDHCKACSYRVDQVAEEDACPFNALYWHFLIRHRHLLSANPRLALVYRNLDGMSADRRDAIWQRGQSLLARLDAVQPI; translated from the coding sequence ATGCGCCTGGGTCTGGTACTGGGTGACCAGCTGTCCTTCGACCTGGCAAGCCTCAACGCCCTCGATCCTGCCCGCGATGCTGTGCTGATGGCGGAAGTGGAAGGGGAGGCCAGGTACGTGCCGCATCATCCGCTGAAGATCGTCCTGATCTTCAGCGCCATGCGGCACTTCGCACTGGCACTGCGCGAGCGCGGTTGGCAGGTGCATTATGTGCAACTCGATGATGACGGCAACAGCGGAACCATCGTTGGCGAGTTGCGGCGCTGGCAGCAGGCCCTGGGAGCCACGCATATTCACCTGACCGAGTGCGGAGAGTGGCGCCTGGAGCAGGCGTTGCGCGATGCCGCACTGCCGCTTGTGTGGCATCGCGACACGCGGTTTCTATGCTCTCGCGAAGCTTTCGCGCGCTGGGCCCGGGAGCGCGGCCAACTGCGCATGGAGCACTTCTACCGTGGCATGCGCAAGCGCACCGGCCTGCTGCTGGAGCCTGACGGCAGCCCGGCAGGTGGAACCTGGAATCTCGATGGCGACAACCGCAAGGCCTTGCCTCGCCAGCTACGTGGCCCCTTCGCCGCACATTTCGCACAGGACGACATCACAGTTGCAGTAATAGCTCTGGTACGGCAACGCTTCAGCGACCACTACGGAGCCATCGACGGTTTCGACTACCCGGTGACCCATGCCGAGGCACAGCAGCTCTGGCAACACTTTCTGGATTTCGGCCTGGCGGCTTTCGGTGACTACCAGGATGCGATGGCCGAGGGCGAGCCGTACCTGTTCCATGCGCGCATCAGTGCAGCACTCAACATCGGGCTTCTTGATGTGCGTTTTCTATGCGACGGGGTCGACAAGGCCTGGCGCGAGGGGCGAGTACCGCTCAATGCAGCAGAGGGCTTCATCCGCCAGCTGATCGGCTGGCGTGAGTATGTACGCGGCATCTATTGGCTGCGCATGCCGGAGTATGCTGCGCTCAATTACCTGGGTAACGAGCGAGCGTTGCCGGAATTCTACTGGACCGGTCGCACCCGCATGCGCTGCATGGAGCAGGCCATCGGGCAGACCCTTCGCTTGGGTTACGCTCACCATATCCAGCGCCTGATGGTCACCGGCAACTTCGCCTTGTTGGCCGGTATCGCGCCCACCGCAATCTGTGAGTGGTACCTGGCTGTCTACATGGACGCCTTCGACTGGGTCGAACTGCCCAACACGCTTGGTATGGTGATGTACGCCGACGGCGGCTACCTGGGCTCCAAGCCTTACTGCGCCAGCGGTCGCTACATCCAGCGCATGTCCGATCATTGCAAGGCCTGCAGTTACAGGGTTGACCAGGTGGCCGAGGAGGACGCCTGCCCGTTCAATGCCCTGTACTGGCATTTTCTCATCCGTCATCGCCACCTGCTTTCGGCCAACCCGCGTCTGGCGCTGGTCTATCGAAACCTCGATGGCATGTCGGCTGACCGTCGCGATGCCATCTGGCAGCGTGGCCAGTCACTTTTGGCGCGACTCGATGCGGTGCAGCCGATATGA
- a CDS encoding DUF2256 domain-containing protein has translation MKKGLLPSKVCVVCGRPFNWRKRWSRCWEQVRYCSERCRRSAPHRKAHEQGEGNGPYRHQ, from the coding sequence ATGAAAAAGGGTCTTTTGCCCAGCAAGGTCTGCGTGGTGTGTGGGCGGCCGTTCAACTGGCGCAAGCGCTGGTCACGTTGCTGGGAGCAGGTGCGCTACTGCTCCGAACGATGCCGCAGGTCAGCACCGCACCGCAAGGCGCACGAGCAGGGGGAGGGTAACGGCCCATATCGGCATCAGTAA
- a CDS encoding DUF2878 domain-containing protein encodes MSRGWLLANALWLQAGWWLCILGAEKPFLSMLVIAGLAVHLSLCPAVHAEVKALLLVTPLGCVLDSVLGALGVFSFDTWPLPLWLALLWLVLASGMRHSLAWADRHWQLGALLGAVGGPLAYIGGAGLANVDLPMGAPVTGLLLMPIWAVTLPLLVRLAVRC; translated from the coding sequence ATGAGCCGTGGCTGGCTGCTCGCCAATGCCTTGTGGCTACAGGCTGGCTGGTGGCTATGCATACTGGGGGCCGAAAAACCCTTCCTGTCGATGCTGGTGATTGCTGGCCTGGCCGTGCATCTGAGCCTGTGCCCGGCCGTCCACGCAGAGGTCAAGGCGCTGTTGCTGGTAACGCCGCTCGGGTGTGTGCTGGATAGCGTGCTGGGCGCGCTGGGCGTGTTCAGCTTCGACACCTGGCCATTGCCGCTGTGGCTTGCGCTGCTGTGGCTGGTACTGGCCAGCGGCATGCGCCACAGCCTGGCATGGGCCGACAGGCACTGGCAGCTCGGTGCACTGCTAGGTGCAGTTGGCGGCCCGCTGGCCTATATAGGCGGAGCGGGGCTGGCAAATGTCGACTTGCCCATGGGCGCACCGGTAACCGGCCTGTTACTGATGCCGATATGGGCCGTTACCCTCCCCCTGCTCGTGCGCCTTGCGGTGCGGTGCTGA
- a CDS encoding SAM-dependent methyltransferase has protein sequence MSNPTLSVSKFAGLGPLFGGLARNAVLARLGRLRHGHLRLLSHGQQWSFGDAHSPLQAEVEILDDITWGLIAGNGSIGAGEAYIHGYWRSPDLALVTRLFVANLEVLDALEGGLARFGRPALRLQHKLNRNNRRGARRNILAHYDLGNALFERLLDPTMMYSAAQFEHPGQTLEQAQLHKLERICQKLELSPADHLLEIGCGWGSLAIHAATRYGCKVTTTTLSEAQYSHTLQRVQALGLEQRVKVLREDYRDLQGTFDKLVSIEMIEAVGHRYLPVYFRQCASLLKPDGLMLLQAITIRDQRYEQARRSVDFIQRYIFPGGALPSLSVMLETASRHTALNLLHMEDFGQDYAHTLRHWRENLRQARAALTDLGYDDMFQRLWEFYLCYCQGGFEERTIGVAHLLWAAPQARRAPLPGSA, from the coding sequence ATGTCGAACCCCACCCTGAGCGTTAGCAAGTTCGCAGGCCTCGGGCCATTGTTCGGCGGGCTGGCACGAAATGCCGTGCTCGCCCGGCTGGGCAGGCTGCGCCATGGCCACCTGCGCCTGCTCAGCCACGGGCAGCAGTGGAGTTTCGGTGACGCCCACAGCCCGTTGCAGGCCGAGGTGGAGATCCTTGATGACATCACCTGGGGCCTGATAGCCGGCAATGGCTCGATCGGTGCTGGCGAAGCCTACATTCACGGCTATTGGCGCAGTCCCGACCTGGCGCTGGTGACTCGTCTGTTCGTCGCAAACCTTGAGGTACTTGACGCCCTCGAGGGGGGCCTGGCCCGCTTCGGCCGCCCTGCCCTGCGGTTGCAGCACAAACTCAACCGCAACAACAGGCGCGGTGCCCGCCGCAATATTCTGGCGCACTACGATCTGGGCAATGCCCTGTTCGAGCGGCTGCTCGACCCCACCATGATGTATTCGGCAGCTCAGTTCGAACACCCGGGGCAGACACTGGAGCAAGCACAGCTGCACAAGCTGGAGCGCATCTGCCAGAAGCTGGAGCTGAGCCCTGCCGACCACCTGCTGGAGATCGGCTGCGGGTGGGGCAGCCTGGCGATCCACGCCGCCACCCGATATGGCTGCAAGGTCACCACCACCACGCTTTCCGAGGCGCAGTACAGCCATACCCTGCAACGCGTTCAGGCCCTGGGGCTGGAGCAGCGCGTGAAAGTGCTTCGCGAAGACTACCGCGATCTTCAAGGCACCTTCGACAAACTGGTCTCGATCGAGATGATCGAGGCTGTCGGCCACCGTTACCTGCCGGTGTATTTCCGCCAGTGCGCCTCGCTACTCAAGCCCGACGGCCTGATGCTGTTGCAAGCGATCACCATACGCGACCAGCGCTATGAGCAGGCGCGGCGGTCGGTCGACTTCATCCAGCGCTATATCTTCCCCGGTGGCGCCCTGCCTTCGTTGAGCGTGATGCTGGAAACTGCCAGCCGGCACACCGCACTCAACCTCTTGCACATGGAAGATTTCGGCCAGGACTATGCCCACACATTGCGGCATTGGCGAGAAAACCTGCGCCAGGCACGCGCAGCGCTGACGGACCTGGGCTACGACGACATGTTCCAGCGCCTGTGGGAGTTCTACCTGTGTTACTGCCAAGGCGGTTTCGAGGAGCGCACCATCGGTGTCGCGCATCTGCTCTGGGCAGCGCCCCAGGCACGGCGCGCGCCCTTGCCTGGCAGTGCCTGA
- a CDS encoding DUF1365 domain-containing protein: MNSSLCVGWVSHRRLAPRPHAFRYRIGMFYLDLDEQALLTGLSRWLWRWRLAPLSWNQADYLPAQTRRGETLAQAARLLVRSATGEMPEGPVHLLTQLRCWGLSFNPVSFYFCHDRDGRLTAILLEVRNTPWRERFHYVLPVRGNLAGPFTVAKAFHVSPFMPLHMDYRLRFALDAEHVRIHMENWQADSKVFEADLALQRQALDRAAVHRYVLAFPWMSLRTVSAIYWQALRLLFKRTPVHDHTASQRDLALGHSCEDPDDVEPHPER; the protein is encoded by the coding sequence GTGAACAGCAGCCTTTGCGTGGGCTGGGTCAGCCACCGGCGCCTGGCGCCGCGCCCCCACGCCTTCCGCTACAGGATCGGCATGTTCTACCTGGACCTGGACGAGCAAGCCTTGCTGACAGGCCTGTCACGCTGGCTGTGGCGCTGGCGCCTGGCGCCGCTGAGCTGGAACCAGGCAGATTACCTGCCAGCCCAGACCCGCCGGGGCGAGACCCTGGCCCAGGCTGCACGCTTGCTGGTGCGCAGCGCGACGGGAGAAATGCCTGAGGGGCCGGTGCACCTGCTCACGCAGTTGCGTTGCTGGGGGCTGTCGTTCAACCCGGTCAGTTTCTATTTCTGCCATGACCGTGACGGACGGCTGACGGCAATCCTGCTGGAGGTGCGAAACACACCATGGCGTGAACGCTTCCATTACGTGCTGCCGGTGCGCGGAAACCTTGCCGGGCCCTTCACCGTCGCCAAGGCCTTCCATGTGTCGCCGTTCATGCCACTGCACATGGACTATCGCTTGCGCTTCGCCCTGGACGCTGAACATGTACGCATCCACATGGAGAACTGGCAAGCCGATAGCAAGGTGTTCGAGGCCGACCTGGCCTTGCAACGCCAGGCGCTGGATAGAGCCGCTGTGCACCGATACGTACTGGCCTTCCCATGGATGAGCCTGCGCACCGTCTCGGCCATTTACTGGCAGGCATTGCGCCTGCTGTTCAAACGCACACCCGTCCATGACCACACGGCCAGCCAGCGTGACCTGGCGCTCGGCCATTCCTGCGAGGACCCTGATGATGTCGAACCCCACCCTGAGCGTTAG